In the Hordeum vulgare subsp. vulgare chromosome 7H, MorexV3_pseudomolecules_assembly, whole genome shotgun sequence genome, one interval contains:
- the LOC123411615 gene encoding beta-galactosidase 9 has translation MRSGALLLALLAAAAAAVVNAAVSYDHRAVVINGQRRILMSGSIHYPRSTPEMWPDLIQKAKDGGLDVIQTYVFWNGHEPARGQYHFADRYDLVRFVKLARQAGLYVHLRIGPYVCAEWNFGGFPVWLKYVPGISFRTDNGPFKAEMQRFVEKIVSMMKSEGLFEWQGGPIILAQVENEYGPMESAMGAGAKPYANWAANMAVATDAGVPWVMCKQDDAPDPVINTCNGFYCDYFTPNSNSKPTMWTEAWTGWFTAFGGPVPHRPVEDMAFAVARFIQKGGSFVNYYMYHGGTNFDRTAGGPFIATSYDYDAPIDEYGLIRQPKWGHLRDLHKAIKQAEPALVSGDPTIQRIGNYEKAYVFKSSTGACAAFLSNYHTSSAARIVYNGRRYDLPAWSISILPDCKTAVFNTATVKEPTAPAKMNPAGGFAWQSYSEDTNALDSTAFTKDGLVEQLSMTWDKSDYLWYTTYVNIDSSEQFLKTGQWPQLTINSAGHSVQVFVNGQSFGVAYGGYNSPKLTYSKPVKMWQGSNKISILSSAMGLPNQGTHYEAWNVGVLGPVTLSGLNQGKRDLSNQKWTYQIGLKGESLGVNSISGSSSVEWSSASGAQPLTWHKAYFAAPAGSAPVALDMGSMGKGQIWVNGNNAGRYWSYRASGSCGGCSYAGTFSEAKCQTNCGDISQRWYHVPRSWLKPSGNLLVVLEEFGGDLSGVTLMTRTT, from the exons ATGCGTTCCGGCGCCCTCCTCCTcgccctgctcgccgccgccgccgccgccgtcgtcaatGCCGCGGTGTCCTACGACCACAGGGCGGTGGTCATCAACGGGCAGCGCCGCATCCTCATGTCCGGGTCCATCCACTACCCGCGCAGCACCCCGGAGATGTGGCCGGACCTCATCCAGAAGGCCAAGGACGGCGGCCTGGACGTGATACAGACCTACGTCTTCTGGAACGGCCACGAGCCGGCGCGCGGGCAGTACCACTTCGCCGACCGCTACGACCTCGTCCGCTTCGTCAAGCTCGCCAGGCAGGCCGGCCTCTACGTCCACCTCCGCATCGGCCCCTACGTCTGCGCCGAGTGGAACTTCGG TGGGTTCCCTGTATGGCTCAAGTACGTGCCCGGCATCAGCTTCCGGACGGACAACGGTCCCTTCAAG GCGGAGATGCAGAGGTTCGTGGAGAAGATCGTGTCGATGATGAAGTCGGAGGGGCTGTTCGAGTGGCAGGGCGGGCCCATCATCCTCGCCCAGGTGGAGAACGAGTACGGGCCCATGGAGTCGGCCATGGGCGCCGGCGCCAAGCCCTACGCCAACTGGGCCGCCAACATGGCCGTCGCCACCGACGCCGGCGTGCCCTGGGTCATGTGCAAGCAGGACGACGCCCCCGACCCCGTG ATAAACACCTGCAATGGCTTCTACTGCGACTACTTCACCCCCAACTCCAACAGCAAGCCCACCATGTGGACCGAGGCATGGACTGGATG GTTCACGGCGTTCGGCGGCCCGGTGCCGCACCGGCCGGTGGAGGACATGGCGTTCGCCGTGGCGAGGTTCATTCAGAAGGGCGGCTCCTTCGTCAACTACTACATG TACCATGGAGGCACAAACTTCGACCGGACCGCCGGCGGCCCGTTCATCGCGACGAGCTACGACTACGACGCCCCGATCGACGAATACG GTCTGATCAGGCAGCCGAAATGGGGCCACCTGAGGGACCTGCACAAGGCCATCAAGCAGGCCGAGCCGGCGCTCGTCTCCGGCGACCCGACTATCCAGCGCATCGGCAACTATGAGAAG GCGTACGTGTTCAAGTCGAGCACCGGAGCCTGCGCGGCGTTCCTGTCCAACTACCACACCAGCTCCGCCGCGAGGATCGTGTACAACGGCCGGCGGTACGACCTCCCGGCCTGGTCCATCAGCATCCTGCCGGACTGCaagaccgccgtcttcaacaccgCCACG GTGAAGGAGCCGACGGCGCCGGCGAAGATGAACCCGGCGGGGGGCTTCGCGTGGCAGTCGTACAGCGAGGACACCAACGCGCTGGACTCGACCGCCTTCACCAAGGACGGCCTGGTGGAGCAGCTCAGCATGACCTGGGACAAGTCCGACTACCTGTGGTACACCACCTA CGTCAACATCGACTCGAGCGAGCAGTTCCTCAAGACCGGCCAGTGGCCGCAGCTCACCATCAACTCCGCCGGCCACTCCGTGCAGGTGTTCGTCAACGGCCAATCCTTCGGCGTCGCCTATGGCGGCTACAACAGCCCCAAGCTGACGTACAGCAAGCCGGTGAAGATGTGGCAGGGCAGCAACAAGATCTCCATCCTCAGCTCCGCAATGGGGCTCCCC AACCAAGGGACCCATTACGAGGCCTGGAACGTTGGCGTCCTCGGCCCGGTGACGCTGTCCGGGCTCAACCAGGGGAAGAGGGACCTCAGCAACCAGAAATGGACGTACCAGATCGGTCTCAAAGGCGAGTCGCTCGGCGTCAACTCCATCAGCGGGAGCTCCTCCGTCGAGTGGAGCAGCGCCAGCGGCGCGCAGCCGCTCACATGGCACAAG GCATACTTCGCGGCGCCGGCGGGCAGCGCTCCGGTGGCGCTGGACATGGGGAGCATGGGGAAGGGCCAGATCTGGGTGAACGGGAACAACGCCGGTAGGTACTGGTCGTACAGGGCCTCCGGCAGCTGCGGCGGCTGCAGCTACGCCGGCACCTTCAGCGAGGCCAAGTGCCAGACCAACTGCGGCGACATCTCCCAGCGGTGGTACCACGTGCCCCGGTCGTGGCTCAAGCCCAGCGGGAACCTGCTCGTCGTGCTCGAGGAGTTCGGCGGCGACCTGTCGGGCGTCACGCTCATGACTAGGACGACATAA